A genomic segment from Motilibacter aurantiacus encodes:
- a CDS encoding sugar ABC transporter ATP-binding protein — protein MSPAEAPLLQMRGVSKSFFGVEVLHAVDLELRAGEVHALVGENGAGKSTLMKILAGVHPPDAGTIELAGGQVHFEHPLQAQHAGVSTVFQEFNLLPERTVAENVFLGREPRRRGLVDVARMDRDTDALLTDLGVTGIAARTRVRSLSVAQQQVVEIVKAMSYDARIISMDEPTAALAEHEVELLYRLTRTLRARGIAVLYVSHRLKEIFDLCDRITILKDGSVVTTTDTERITPDELVRKMVGRSISTFFPDPLPGATIGPVRLAVTGAGNDHVNDISFEVRAGEIVGLAGLQGSGRTEIAHALFGVAPFTRGEVRLDGKLVSPSSTREAVRAGLALVTEDRKAEGLALNQSVMSNARLVLDAVLPGAAGKRARSIPGILSSLELTARSGAREVRYLSGGNQQKVVLAKWLATDPAVMVLDEPTRGIDVGAKRAVYELMRELCARGVAIVMISSELPELLGMSDRIIVLHDGEISGSLPGGVDEESVMTLAARPMTAGATR, from the coding sequence ATGAGCCCGGCCGAGGCCCCGCTGCTGCAGATGAGGGGCGTGTCGAAGTCCTTCTTCGGCGTCGAGGTGCTGCATGCCGTAGACCTCGAGCTGCGCGCCGGAGAAGTGCACGCGCTGGTCGGCGAGAACGGCGCCGGCAAGTCGACGCTCATGAAGATACTTGCCGGAGTGCATCCCCCGGACGCGGGAACGATCGAGCTCGCAGGCGGCCAGGTGCATTTCGAGCACCCTTTGCAGGCACAGCATGCCGGGGTCTCGACGGTGTTCCAGGAGTTCAACCTGCTGCCCGAGCGCACCGTGGCGGAGAACGTCTTCCTCGGGCGGGAGCCGCGCCGGCGCGGGCTCGTGGACGTCGCACGGATGGACCGGGACACCGACGCGCTGCTCACCGACCTCGGCGTGACGGGCATCGCCGCGCGTACGCGGGTCCGCTCGCTGTCGGTGGCGCAGCAGCAGGTCGTGGAGATCGTGAAGGCGATGTCCTACGACGCCCGCATCATCTCCATGGACGAGCCCACGGCTGCCCTCGCCGAGCACGAGGTGGAGCTGCTCTACCGCCTCACGCGGACGCTGCGGGCGCGCGGTATCGCGGTCCTCTACGTCTCGCACCGGCTCAAGGAGATCTTCGACCTCTGCGACCGCATCACCATCCTGAAGGACGGTTCGGTCGTCACGACGACCGATACGGAGCGCATCACCCCTGACGAGCTGGTCCGCAAGATGGTCGGCCGCTCCATCAGCACGTTCTTCCCCGACCCGTTGCCGGGTGCGACGATCGGGCCGGTCCGGCTGGCGGTGACCGGCGCCGGCAACGACCACGTGAACGACATCTCGTTCGAGGTGCGCGCGGGCGAGATCGTCGGCCTCGCCGGCCTCCAGGGCAGTGGCCGCACCGAGATCGCGCACGCGCTGTTCGGCGTCGCCCCGTTCACCCGCGGCGAGGTGCGTCTCGACGGGAAGCTCGTCTCACCCTCCTCGACCCGGGAGGCGGTGCGCGCGGGGCTCGCGCTCGTGACCGAGGACCGCAAGGCGGAGGGCCTGGCCCTCAACCAGTCGGTGATGTCCAACGCCCGCCTGGTCCTCGATGCGGTCCTGCCCGGCGCCGCCGGCAAGCGGGCCAGGTCGATCCCCGGGATCCTGTCCTCCCTCGAGCTCACGGCGCGCAGCGGCGCGCGGGAGGTGAGGTACCTGTCGGGCGGCAACCAGCAGAAGGTCGTCCTCGCCAAGTGGCTGGCGACCGACCCGGCGGTCATGGTCCTGGACGAGCCGACCCGCGGCATCGACGTGGGCGCGAAGCGCGCCGTCTACGAGCTGATGCGCGAGCTGTGCGCCCGTGGCGTCGCCATCGTCATGATCTCCTCCGAGCTCCCGGAGCTGCTGGGGATGTCCGACCGCATCATCGTGCTGCACGACGGCGAGATCAGCGGCTCGCTGCCCGGCGGCGTCGACGAGGAGTCCGTGATGACGCTGGCAGCCCGCCCGATGACGGCTGGGGCGACGCGATGA
- a CDS encoding alpha/beta hydrolase family protein, which yields MDVRRTPALLLALATALAGCTSSDADTAGGEAPVDRAAPSAPVTPVTPEAAPSPSASPTPSRSGSATPTPSRTAKPDPVSLPAMFEKEYDGRGLKVGRTLDRNSAYTRHYVTYRSGKLTISGILNVPRGKGPFPALVLAHGHIDTDIYVNGQGLRREQDYLAREGYVVLHTDYRNHAQSSDDPDNEVTMRLGYTEDVVNAVLALRRSGLGAVDKERIGLLGRSMGGGIALNTLVAQPGLVDAAVVFASVSSSTIDNFNRWTRDDEQLAGEILDRYGTPKESPAFWRGVSPRTYFDRVTEPVLIHHGTSDSTCPIEWSRTTRDALERRDKDVTMYEYQGEEHAFGPQWPTSMRRTVAFFDRHLAA from the coding sequence ATGGACGTACGCCGGACGCCCGCCCTGCTCCTCGCGCTCGCCACGGCTCTGGCCGGGTGCACGTCCTCCGACGCTGACACGGCCGGGGGCGAGGCGCCTGTCGACCGGGCGGCCCCGTCCGCCCCCGTGACCCCGGTGACGCCGGAGGCCGCTCCGTCGCCCAGCGCGTCCCCGACGCCCAGCCGGTCGGGGAGCGCCACACCCACGCCCTCGCGTACCGCGAAGCCCGACCCCGTCTCGCTGCCGGCGATGTTCGAGAAGGAGTACGACGGGCGCGGGCTGAAGGTCGGCCGGACGCTGGACCGCAACAGCGCCTACACGCGCCACTACGTCACCTACCGGAGCGGCAAGCTGACGATCTCCGGGATCCTCAACGTGCCGCGGGGCAAGGGTCCGTTCCCCGCGCTCGTGCTCGCGCACGGGCACATCGACACCGACATCTACGTCAACGGCCAGGGCCTGCGCCGCGAGCAGGACTACCTCGCCCGCGAGGGGTACGTCGTCCTGCACACCGACTACCGGAACCACGCCCAGTCGTCCGACGACCCGGACAACGAGGTGACGATGCGCCTGGGCTACACCGAGGACGTCGTCAACGCGGTCCTCGCCCTGCGCAGGTCCGGCCTGGGAGCGGTCGACAAGGAGCGCATCGGCCTGCTCGGCCGGTCGATGGGCGGAGGCATCGCCCTGAACACGCTCGTCGCGCAGCCGGGCCTCGTCGACGCCGCGGTCGTCTTCGCCTCGGTCAGCTCGAGCACGATCGACAACTTCAACCGCTGGACCCGGGACGACGAGCAGCTGGCCGGCGAGATCCTCGACCGCTACGGCACGCCCAAGGAGAGCCCCGCCTTCTGGCGCGGGGTCTCCCCCCGGACGTACTTCGACCGGGTGACCGAGCCCGTGCTCATCCATCACGGCACCTCCGACTCGACCTGCCCCATCGAGTGGTCCCGGACCACGCGAGACGCGCTCGAGCGGCGCGACAAGGACGTGACGATGTACGAGTACCAGGGGGAGGAGCACGCCTTCGGGCCGCAGTGGCCGACGTCCATGCGGCGGACGGTGGCGTTCTTCGACCGGCACCTCGCCGCGTAG